From the genome of bacterium, one region includes:
- the trpS gene encoding tryptophan--tRNA ligase, which produces MASRKKRILSGMRPTGRLHLGNYVGALENWVRLQDSYENYHLVADWHTLTTDYEHTRQIPANIHEMVMDWLAAGIDPERSPIFVQSQVKAHAELYLLLNMIISTGRLERNPTLKDQVRDLELEDAVSAGHLTYPVLQAADILMYKGEVVPVGEDQLPHIEVTRELARRFNNLYSPDQPVFPEPEGMLTQFPRLQGLDGRRMSKSLGNTILLADSPDDIRNKLRKAVTDPQKVRKNDPGRPDVCLVFGYHNKFNDAETGEIRSGCESGALGCVDCKKRCAERIVEHLAPIHERRVALEANPARVAEVLDHGRIRANILASQTMAEVHTAMGFGA; this is translated from the coding sequence ATGGCAAGTCGAAAGAAGCGTATCCTCTCCGGCATGCGGCCCACAGGCCGTCTGCATCTTGGCAATTATGTTGGCGCACTGGAGAATTGGGTGCGGCTGCAGGACAGTTACGAGAATTATCATCTTGTCGCTGACTGGCATACGCTGACCACGGACTATGAGCACACGCGGCAGATCCCGGCGAACATTCATGAGATGGTCATGGACTGGTTGGCGGCGGGCATAGACCCGGAGCGCAGTCCGATTTTCGTCCAATCGCAGGTAAAAGCGCACGCGGAATTGTACCTGCTGCTCAACATGATTATCTCCACAGGCCGCCTCGAACGCAACCCGACGCTTAAGGATCAGGTTCGCGATCTCGAGTTAGAGGATGCGGTCAGCGCCGGGCACTTGACTTATCCCGTGTTGCAGGCAGCCGATATTCTCATGTACAAAGGTGAGGTGGTTCCTGTAGGTGAAGATCAGTTGCCGCATATCGAGGTGACACGTGAACTCGCCCGTCGTTTCAACAATCTGTATTCGCCGGATCAGCCTGTCTTTCCCGAGCCTGAGGGTATGTTGACGCAGTTTCCACGACTGCAGGGACTGGACGGTCGCCGTATGTCGAAGTCGCTGGGTAATACGATTCTGCTGGCTGACTCGCCGGACGATATCCGCAATAAGCTGCGCAAGGCCGTCACCGATCCACAAAAGGTGCGTAAGAACGATCCAGGTCGTCCTGACGTATGTTTGGTATTCGGCTATCACAACAAGTTTAACGACGCTGAGACAGGTGAGATTCGTTCGGGCTGTGAGAGCGGTGCGCTGGGCTGCGTGGATTGCAAGAAGCGCTGTGCCGAGCGGATCGTAGAGCATTTGGCACCGATCCATGAACGCCGTGTCGCGTTGGAAGCGAATCCCGCACGGGTCGCCGAGGTACTTGATCACGGCCGCATCCGTGCCAATATACTTGCTTCCCAGACGATGGCTGAAGTGCATACGGCCATGGGGTTCGGCGCATGA